In Phycisphaerae bacterium, the sequence TTCATTGTATTGAAGCCGTCATAGCGAAGCTTGAACGAAACCTCGCCCGTTGGTAATTGGGCGGTGTAGATTGCGTACTCCGGATGCGTCACGTCATACGGCAACCCCGGTGAAAGAGGAAGGACGTTCGAGTCGAACTGGCTGCCCACCGAGATGCAGGGCCATCGGTAGTTTTCCACGGCCAGCGTGTTTCCATCGATGTTTGCCTCATAACCCCGCCCAAAACCTTCGCCGATGGTATACAACGGATCGGAGTTGCCGACACAGCGCAGGTCAACCGGTCCCTCTGAGACCGGCGGATCGCACGTCCGTTCGACGGGAAAAGCCTCCGTGATCCGCAGAGCCGATACGCCGTATTTCAGCCCACTCCAGCTGAAGTCCATATACAGATCGCTGCCCTTCTTGAGCCAGAGATACGGCCCCGCGGCGCCGGCATCGCACCCGGGACCATCCGGAGAATGTGGCCCCGGGCCGGCCTGCACCCAGCGGCCCTCAAACTCATCTGCCGGCAGCGGCATGCGAGCGATCCACTCAGTCCTGGCCGGCTGGCTCCAGGGCACCATGGCCGCGTTCCAGTCAGAGGGCGTATCCACGCCGTTAATGTAAACATCGATCTGCTTCCATGATCTCGGGTCCCCCTCCCCAAGGTAGGGAACCCAGGCCTCGACCGTGTAGAGACGAGGCTGCGAGGGAATATCCGCATCCAGGTCAGGAGGCGTGCCCCCGGGAACGTCCGACCGCTCAACTCGCCAATACGCTCGAGGCCAAGTCTCATCGGCGTTGTATTCCCGCCAGTAGTAGCGGCCGTCCAATGGGTAACTCCCAAGATGGATTCCGTCATCGTACCCACCGGTTGGAACCATATGCCAGCCGCTTCCCTGAAGCTCGCGAATGCGGAGCACCCAACTGCGCAACCGGCTAACGCTCACCGAGACGCCGTCGGGGTCGGTGAGGCCGCCGTCGTTCGTCGAGGTGATCGTCGCCTCGCCCAGGACACCAAGCCGAACGTTAGCGGTTTGTTGAGTGGCACCGCCCTGAGGAAAACTCAGCACGAGAACGCCGCCGCTGCCGCCGGTGAAATCCGCGACCGCCGGGTTGTCGCTGGTCAGCGTGACTTCTACGGTCCGAGTATCGTTGGTGCCCGGGCTGATGGACACCGTAACGGGGCGAGTTGTGCCTGGGGTACCGGTCAGAGACGCCGGCGCCAGCGTCACGGCACCGGTCTCCACAGTAACCGGCAACGTGTCGTCCACGAGTTCGGCGTCGTTGTTGCTTGAAATGGTGGCGGTGCCGGCCTGGCCGATGTCGATCTGGATACCTTGCTCGGTAGTCCCGCCCTGCGGAAAGGTCAGCACCAAGACGCCGCCGGTCGCACCCACCAGGTCGGCCACGGCCGGGTTGTCACTGGTAAGGGTAACTTGGACCGGCGCATCAGCGTTGCTGTCCGCCGGGATCTTCACCGTCCCGCTTACGGTCGCGCCACCGACCACAGTGTTGATCACGCCAGGTGAGATGTTGACGGCATTAGGCGGACCTTCCTCCACAAGCATGAGCCCGGCCGGGCCGTAACCGCTGTCCGCTTTCATGCCTGCCCGGTACGCCTCGGGAACTTCGGCGGGGGTGGCGGCGCGGAAGTGAACGCTGAACTTGCCGTCCGGGCCCGGCGCAATACCCGTCCACATGGCCACGAACCCTTCGACCGTGTTGTAACCGCTGTCCTGGCTGACCGAGGTAGGACTGACCTGGTAATTGCCAACGCCGACGCTGCATGCATAGGTGGCAATAGTTGAATCAGCGTTGACCAGCGAGATGTTGGCCCACCGCTTATTGTCGTAACTTGGTTCGCCACGGTCGGTGAAGGTCGCGACGGTATAAGTTTTGTTGACGTCCAGGCCGCTGAATTCCATGGTGAAATACCACCCGGTCGAGGGCGCCATCACCTTGCCCCGACCGGCCACCTTGCCGCCGAAAATCGTTAAGGCGTCCCCGCCGCTGATTTCAGCGCTCGGACCAGTGCCATCTGTCGAGAGACCGGACCGGGTTATGGTCATGGTCGGCGTGACGGTCGCACCCGTGGCATAATCCTTCAGCGCATACGTGCCGGCGTTCTGATTCTGCGTCACGTTGGTGGCGCCGGCAACGTAATCCGGCACAAAGTCGTTGTAAGCGGTGAACTGTGCTCGGGCCGCAAGAGTCCATCCCAAGAACACCGCAATGACCAGGATGCCGCAAAACCCGTTCTTGATTCGACACGATGTATGCATGAAAACCTCCTTCCCGGTATCTGCGCCGGTTCGCTGATTCATTCACACAAAAGGGTCACTGTGACACTTGCTCCGTGACTCCACCACACGAATCTCTACGGTCGCAACCGGGCGCATTTCGGCGCACGTTTCTGGATCGCAGTGCGGCTTGGTTGCGGTCGCCTCACGCCGGTTCGGCAGAACCCCGAGCACCGGCGATGCTCAGCCGTCACGGATCGCATCGGCCGTAACCGCAAGATCCGAGGCACTGTCTTTGAAATCGTCCGTGAAGACCTCCGCAGCCCGGCCCGACGGAGTCATGCCTATCACAAACAGGACCGCCTTCTCAGCCCGGGTCACTATACTCCTCTCTTGCATCGTCCTTGCTAGGAGCCGTCACACGCCGGGTCCGCTGGTATCCCCGGCCCCGAGGCGCATTGCTCGAAAACCACGAGGTCGTCACCATCCACGTCCTTGTCCGCGTCGGCGTCCATGCAATGGCATGCAAGTTCATCAAACAGACCCACATTGCCGCTTCCGGTGTAACACGTCTGGAAGACGCCGAAGTCCGCCTGGTCCACGTCCCCATCCTCATCCGCATCCATTACCACCTCGGAACAGGGATCCGGGGTGAAGGTCAACGCGACCTCGTCGTACCAGAACTCCTCAAAAGTATTGGTCAGGTGGCTCTCGGTCAGCAGGGCCGGGTCGCCGCCCAATTCCAGCCAACTGACGTCGATGCCGCTACCGGAACCCGAATCGCGACGGCCTTGGGCGATCACCACATCGTTGACCAGAAACTCGACGTCGCCCACCGCCCCGGTGTACGGATGAACCACAATCTCCATCTTCCGCCAGCCCGGCATGCGGGCCGCCGAGGTCACGTTCCATCCGTCCGTCTTCGTGGCCCACGCCAGATGCGTCCAGCTCTGTTTCGAGTTCACACCCAGGACGTAGTATTCCGTGCGGTATGGTTCGGTGAGCACCAGCCATCCATGGACGTCGAAGTTGGGGCGAGAAGGAGGCCCCCAGGGATCACAGTCGCAGAGGATCTGAGCAGGGTCATACTGCCACAAGGTAAGCCGCAAGTCACCCACGCCAACGGGCGGGGTGAAGGGATGGAGGATGGTGTGCCAGTACGGGTCCGCAATCGGCTGCCGGCCCGAACGAAGACCCGAGAATACGATCCCGCCATTGGCTGCATCCGGCCAACTCTCGAACTTGTAGGGCCCCCAGCAAGAGCTGAATTCATTCATGCGGGTCCAGTCGCACGGCAGAAGAACGGGGTCATCGGGGCAGGTCGTACGATTCCCGGGATGGTCGCAGGCTATCCACTCCGCCGTCCAATTCCAATGGTCCGGCGTCGGTTCAAAGTCTTCGTGGAACGGAAGGTCGTATGTGATGCCCCAGGCTGGAGCGGCGCCGGCAACCACCGCAACCACGGTGATGCATCTGGACACCCGTCGCTGCGTTACTCCCATCGGCAAACCTCTCAAGTCCCCTACGAGCCTCTGTGCCCCTCAATCACGGATAGGCCAAACCGTCGTCGCATGCTGGGTCTGCGACCACACCCGGCCCGGACACGCATTGTTCAAAGGCGGCCATGTCGTCGCCGTCGACGTCCGTGTCGCCGTCGCTGTTCATGCACCGGCAGGTCAAACAGTCGAACGGGCCGCCATCGGCACCCGTGAAACACGCCTGCATGACGGCGAAGTCCGCCTGATCCACGTCACCGTCACCGTCGGCGTCAAACCGCAACTGTGGATTGACACACGGCAGGCTGCTCGTATCGACGGTGAGGGCTATGTCGTCAAACCAGAAATGCTCGTACGAATATGGAGGTTTGTATGACGTCCCATCAGCGGTCTCGGGAAAACGCGTCCCAAGCTGAATTCGAACGAGATCCACCCCGCGACAATCGGTGCCACCCTGCCGGCGTCCCTCGCCGACCAGCACCCCATCGATGAAAAACCGGATGTCACCAACTCTACCAGTGTAGGGGTATACGACGATTTCAACGTGACGCCACGTTTGAGCACCGTGGCAGACATAGTCGGCTTTGCGGGGTACGTCGGTGAGATGCCAGCCATCAGACTTGGTTCGCCAGCGATAGAACTTCTGAATGGGGTCGCTTGGGTTGTTCGACGTCGGTGATTCCACGCCAATGAAGGCATAGTCCTCATACGGGTAAATCTCATGATAAACGCGGTCCCCGATCCTGGTGATCACCGGCTCGCCGGGCAAAGAGGTGAGCCCGACCATCCCTCGGACAGGCCAGGTGGACGGCGTGCACAGAGGTCTCTCGGCGTCTTCCCAAACCCAGGCGCTCAGCCGCAGAATCCCTGTCCGGGGTTCAAACTCGTGGTACGAAGCATAGGGATACGGATTGTTATCGACCTCAAATGCGGCTCCGCCAATCGACGGATCTCCCATTTGTCCGTCGTTGGAAGGCGTGTGGTTTTTCTGATGCCCAGGGTCACTGCCGATCAGCGGCTGTAGAAGGTACCCGTTGATCATTCCAGGGACCGCTGACCAATGGGTCCCCGACACTGCGCCACCAGGGTCACCGTCGTCGAAATCATCATTAAAGACAAGTGTCTGAGCCAGAACATGCGTCGATACCGGACCCGATGCGAAGCCCGAAAGCAAGACAGCTATCACAGACAACGATCCTAAGGCGGACCGCCTTTTTGCGGGCCGCAACCCGAGCGCTCTGCGATCCGGAAACATGAGCGCAAAATGCGCACCAGTCCCGATGGAAGAGACTAACACTCGCTTCATGGCCGTTTCCTTTTGTGCAGCCAACGTGTTCCCCACCTTCTCCATGTGAGACGAGGGCAGAGCAGGAGCCCGTCATGCCCCCGCTCTGCCGTCATTCTGTTCTGGTCAAAATCCCGTCCGCCGTGGTGATGCCTCTGCTTGGCTACAGCGGGTTGCGCTTACGGCCCAGAAGCATCGGAGCCCCCAGCAGCAGCAACAGTGCGCTGGCCGGCTCGGGCGTGATCTGCGTGACGCGAAGGGCACTCCATGTCCGCTCGATCGACCAGCCGAAATCCCACTTGGCATACAGCCACGAGGGCGAACCATGGCCGCCCAGCCACATGTAGATGCCGCTGGCGCCGGCATTGTAGTCCGCGCTTTCGGGCGAATGGGGGCCGGGCCCGGCGGATACCCACGTGCCCGCCGCACCCGCATTGCTGCCGACATACTGATGGTTCGTTCCCCACGCCCCGACCCACGGAATGAGCGACTCCATCGGCCATGTCTCGCCGTCAACGCCCTTGATCTGCGACTCGATGGGCTGCCAGTCCATCCTGCCCGGCCAACTCGTGGGAGTGAATGCCTCGATCGTATAAAGCTCGGTCGTGGATGGCACAGGATTCCCCATGCTGCCGATGCCACTCAACTCCCAATACACCCGGCGTACGCCGTCTATTCCCGAACCCTGCCATGCACTTGCGCCGCCGTAGCCCGCGCCCGGAACCTCCGTCCATCCGCCGCCATCACGATGGTGAATCGGGAGGATCCAGGTCTCCCCGACGGCGCCCATGGTCGCGGTCGCCAAACAGGCCAGGATCAGAGCAATCATGAATAGGCTTCTCATAGATACCTCCTCACATTTGAAGACACTCAGGCGTCTGAGACACGACGCCGTTTCCAGATCCGATCGGCAGCCCACCCCGCTGGTGGCGCTTGTCCGAACTCTTTTCTTAGGATTTCCTGGGGCACCCAGGCGTGAGATACGGTCTTTCGCCCCTACCCTCCTGTGAAAGCGCGAAACCGGTCCTCCCCCATACTCGTTTGCCCCCGGGGACGTGCCATCCGCAAAGGATCGCAAGCCCGAGGTTGCATCATAACTCCACCGTCTGGAATGGTCAAGACAAAATCGTTCACAAAATGTTTGTTGGCAAAGGATTGCGAGCATCCGGAGACCGCGTTCAATCGATCTTCCGCGTTGTTAGCTCGATTCACTACGTCCAGCCAAGACAACACACTTTATCTTTTGCCTGTGTGGCCGGGCCCGTCGACACCGGGGAAGGATCGTCGCATCTTGCCTCGATTCCGGGAATCTCGTATCTATGCGAACCGTCCGCAAGGCCGTTCAGCGTTGCTGGGCCAAGGTGGTTAATGGAACCTTATGACCAGAGATCGGTGCGGCCGGGGCAGGTTTGCGCGCTTCCGCGTGGTTGGATTGTGGCCCGCAAGAGGGCGGTCCGTTTGGAGAGCATGAAATGCTTGGAACATGGTCAAGAGTGGTATTACTGATATGGGCCTCGCCGGTTCTTGCACAATGGCAGCTCGTGTCCCCGCACGACCGGCGGGAATCCGCGCCGCCGGCCGCGGGGACGGGCTCGCCGGCGATCCGGCCCGGCGATTCCATCCCTCATGACGACAAGTTCCGCTGGCTGATCGCTGATCTGGCCGTTCCGGAGACCATCGATGACAAGGCAGCGGCAGACCTGCCTGTCGGACTGCAGATCAGCGCCGGCGACGGCGGCGAGATCTGGGTCGACGGGCGGCTCAAGGTCCGCTACGACAACGACCACCCCGGCCTGGTGGTCATCTCCGAGCGAGCGGTTCCGGGCACGACGGTTCACCTGGCCGTTCAGGTATATGCGAAAGTCCAAGGTGGCGACACATTCGATGAGGCCAGATGGGTGTTGCTGGATCCCAAGCGGGTCGAGAGTCGCCTGGTTCTGACCGCCAATCCGCGTCGTCTTCTTGGGGACGTTCCCAACGGCATCGTCGGATTGAGTCAGGGCGGCGGCCTGGCGGACTACGAGGACGCGACCGCCCGCAAGCTGCGCGAGGGCGGCTTCAAGTGGTTTCGGATGGACAACATCCTGACCGGAGTCGTCAGGCACGCTGACGACGGTGCCCTGACCTACGACTGGACCGACTTCGACCGCCGCGTCGACTTCATCGTTGATAAGATGAAAGCCGATCCGATCTTCGCGGTGTCTTATATGCCGCTGCCGTTCGACGCGGTTCGCAATGACGACCGTCAGAGTGCCCCGAAGGATTATTCGTTGTGGGAGGACCTTTGCTACCGGGCAGCCAAGCGATGCATCGAACGGGGTAAGCGTGTCCCCTTTTGGGAAGTCTGGAATGAAGTCAACAGCGGCTGGCTCAAGCCCGGGCCCGACGACAAGGGTGACCATCCCTTTAGGGACATCTACAAGCAGGCCCTCGACGGCCAGGACGGTGAGGCCGAGACCGTCCGCCGCTTCGAGGCTTACTGCAAGCTGTATCGTGCCACCGCTCGCGGGGTACTTCGCGCCGATCCCAAGGCCGCGATCGGCGGGCCGGCGCTGGCCAGCGGTCCCTTCGAGTCGAAACAGTTCGGGCACTGCGCGAACGGCAAAGGGTTTGCCCGCGGCCTGATGCTCTGGTGCCAGAAAGAAAGGCTCCCTTTGGATTTCGTCAGTTGGCACGAGTACTTCCACCCGGCCGACGTGATCCGCGGACAGGCAGACGCCTTCCGGAAGTATCTCGCCGACTTCCCCGAGCTTAAGAAGACCGTTCGGTCATTCATGATCACCGAATGGAATCAAGCCTGGTGGGCCGACCGCCCCCAGGACCACGAAATCGGCGCCGCCTATTGCGCCGACTGCATCGTGCGAGCGTTCATCCCCGGCAGGATCGACCACCCTTGCTTCTTCTATGTCAAACAGAACGACATGAACTTCCGCGGCGATTTCAGCCTGCTCATGGCCGACAATGTGCCCAAGGCCTCCTACAACGTGCTCAAGATCTTCAACCGGCTCTCCGGGCGTTGGATCGAGTTGTCGGGCGGTGACGGAGAAGTCGCCGGCGTCGCCGCGTGGGATGAAACCCAAGGAAAACTAGCCATCGTTCTGGTGAACTTCCAGTATCGTCATGGTATCCGGCGACATGTTCGAATCCGCGTCGAACCGTTACCCGACCCATTGAACAACGGTACCTGGCGAGAGTGGATCGTCGACGCGACTCGCAGCAACATCTGGAACGATCCGGGCCGGCCCCAGAAAGCCGAACTGACCGAGAGCTCTCACGGCCGGATCACCACCGCGAAGCTGGAACTCGACAGAACGCTGGAACCCAACTCGGTGACGCTGATCGAGGCCCTCAGGCCCGTGGAAAAGCCCTGACGCCCGGAAGACTCGGATTCCGACAACCCGCAACACAAGCCATCCATCGAGAGGTTCACATACGTGGCAACGATTCGGTCTTTCCCGACCGTCAAGCAGTCCCGTCTCGAGTGACCGCGAACACAGCGTTTGAAACCAGCCGGCATCGCGGAACGGCTGCAAAACGTTGACTCCACGACCGCGTTCGAGTACACTGTAATCGCGTGGAGACGTGTTAATCGCGACCCGGTGGATCGGCGGCTGCGGCTCCAGGGCCCTATTCAAGCCCAGCCCGAGGGCCAAACGCAATACGCCTCGCGAGCCCACTGGCAAGACAATGCAGTTCGGGGTCTCCGCGACGGCAGTGTTGATAGGCACATCATCACAATCGTACGAGGGAGGGCAAATCATGCGATACCCGATTCCAATCGCGGCTTTGGCTGTCGTGGCACTTTTCGTCGTCCCGGCAGCCGCTCAGACAATTGAGGCGGAGATGATCCTCGAGGCATTTGACGGCTGCGGATGTAGCCCCCCGAGCCCGCCCTTGTGCTCGGAACCGCACCAACTCAAATGGCCTTTCAAACGTGACTGGTGGGGCTATCAACTGAACACCACCGGACCCACGGTCGCCGGCGTCATGCCGAGCGGGTGGTCGCACATCACCAGCCTTGGCTCGATCGAGGTGACGTTCTCCGAGGCGGTGACAGGCGTAACCGCCGGCTT encodes:
- a CDS encoding PEP-CTERM sorting domain-containing protein (PEP-CTERM proteins occur, often in large numbers, in the proteomes of bacteria that also encode an exosortase, a predicted intramembrane cysteine proteinase. The presence of a PEP-CTERM domain at a protein's C-terminus predicts cleavage within the sorting domain, followed by covalent anchoring to some some component of the (usually Gram-negative) cell surface. Many PEP-CTERM proteins exhibit an unusual sequence composition that includes large numbers of potential glycosylation sites. Expression of one such protein has been shown restore the ability of a bacterium to form floc, a type of biofilm.), which gives rise to MRSLFMIALILACLATATMGAVGETWILPIHHRDGGGWTEVPGAGYGGASAWQGSGIDGVRRVYWELSGIGSMGNPVPSTTELYTIEAFTPTSWPGRMDWQPIESQIKGVDGETWPMESLIPWVGAWGTNHQYVGSNAGAAGTWVSAGPGPHSPESADYNAGASGIYMWLGGHGSPSWLYAKWDFGWSIERTWSALRVTQITPEPASALLLLLGAPMLLGRKRNPL